The genomic DNA GCGGCGGAGCAGCAGGCGCTCCATCCGGACATGCTCCTCCAGCGTCTCCTCGAAGGGCTTGCGGGGGAAGACGCAGAGCTCCGCGTCGGTCAGGGCAGTGATCGTGTGCTCGGCGGATTCGGCGAAGGGGCGGCCCACGAAATCCGCCGGGTAGAGCAGGCCGACGATCTGTTCCCGCCCATCGGCCGTCGCGGCGCTGAGCTTCAGCACGCCGGACAGGAGATTGGCGCAGAGCAGCGCATCGTCCCCTGCCCAGAGCAGGGTCTGCCCGCGCTCCAGCTTCCGGTGGCGGCCGATGGCATTGAGGCTGTGCAGTTCCTCGTCGCTCAGGGAACCGCAGAGCGACTGGTCACGGACCTGGCAATCGGCACATGGACGGTGAATGGCGCAAGTCCCCCCGGCTGGACCGCGCCAGTATAGCGGGGCCGGGAGGGCTTGTGGCAAGGAAGGCCCCGCCGGGAGCGCATGGCCCCCGGGCGGTC from Roseomonas gilardii includes the following:
- a CDS encoding Crp/Fnr family transcriptional regulator, with protein sequence MPQALPAPLYWRGPAGGTCAIHRPCADCQVRDQSLCGSLSDEELHSLNAIGRHRKLERGQTLLWAGDDALLCANLLSGVLKLSAATADGREQIVGLLYPADFVGRPFAESAEHTITALTDAELCVFPRKPFEETLEEHVRMERLLLRRTLAALDDARNRMLLLGRKTAEEKVASFLLDMSVHLAPEAVQGGRAVTFDLPLTRAQIADVLGLTIETVSRQMTRLKRAGLIDLPAGRLVTIRDRDALEERAEAA